One genomic window of Mycobacteriales bacterium includes the following:
- a CDS encoding DUF47 family protein translates to MRLRLTPRETVFYDMFATAGNNLLEGARVLEQLLTVSRPGRAVLAKQLSDLEHVGDDRTHQIMREVNSTFVTPFDREDIYRLASRLDDVLDFFEAAGDLVVLYDLEILPLEMPRMAEILVRGAELTAGAMPRLRSLENLSDYWIEVNRLEDDADRLYRRFVARLFGGDFDALTVMKLKEIAEQLEGAADALENVANTVETIAVKES, encoded by the coding sequence GTGCGCCTACGGCTGACGCCCCGCGAGACGGTTTTCTACGACATGTTCGCCACCGCAGGGAACAACCTGCTGGAGGGCGCCCGTGTCCTCGAGCAGCTGCTGACGGTCTCCCGGCCGGGCCGTGCTGTGCTGGCCAAACAGCTGAGCGATCTCGAACATGTCGGAGACGACCGCACCCACCAGATCATGCGCGAGGTCAACTCGACCTTCGTGACGCCGTTTGATCGCGAGGACATCTACCGGCTGGCCAGCCGGCTCGACGACGTCCTCGACTTCTTCGAGGCGGCGGGCGACCTCGTGGTTCTCTACGACCTCGAGATCCTGCCCCTCGAGATGCCTCGCATGGCCGAGATCCTGGTGCGTGGTGCGGAGCTCACCGCCGGCGCGATGCCGCGACTGCGCTCTCTGGAGAACCTCAGCGACTACTGGATCGAGGTCAACCGGCTCGAGGACGACGCCGACCGGCTGTACCGAAGGTTCGTGGCGCGCCTGTTCGGCGGTGACTTCGATGCACTCACGGTCATGAAGCTCAAGGAGATCGCCGAGCAGCTCGAAGGTGCCGCCGACGCGCTGGAGAACGTCGCGAACACCGTCGAGACGATCGCCGTCAAAGAGTCCTGA
- a CDS encoding DUF3099 domain-containing protein, which translates to MSAQGDQPVLVTTAPVSPAEERRRRERRYLITMGVRVVAFVLAVFLLTGWIRVVAIVLALVLPWVAVIVANAGPMRQPPERPSLFGGEKRRELT; encoded by the coding sequence GTGTCCGCCCAGGGTGACCAGCCGGTCCTGGTGACCACGGCGCCCGTCAGCCCGGCCGAGGAGCGGCGGCGGCGGGAGCGGCGCTACCTGATCACCATGGGCGTCCGGGTGGTCGCCTTCGTCCTCGCGGTCTTCCTGCTGACCGGATGGATCAGGGTAGTGGCGATCGTGCTCGCCCTGGTCCTGCCGTGGGTCGCGGTCATCGTCGCGAATGCCGGCCCGATGCGGCAGCCGCCGGAGCGACCGTCGCTGTTCGGCGGCGAGAAGCGCCGCGAGCTCACCTGA
- a CDS encoding ParA family protein, with product MKVVASYAVKGGVGKTAAAVNLAWLSAQDGYRTLLWDLDSQAGATFLLRGKSKVKGGSRRLLQGKSDALRAVRATPDRGLDLLPADTTYAGTDVDLGAMKRSEQRIARVLSGFKDDYDVVILDCPAGLSLLSTNVVSAADLVLVPIVPSPLSLRTLDHVVDLANQTKSRAVVLAFLSMVERRRALHRDVVDLLHGRYADVARAVVPSSALIERMGQRRRPVVATSPESVAAAAYRDLWAEVRTRLGVSRAGESPSG from the coding sequence GTGAAGGTCGTTGCGTCGTACGCCGTGAAGGGCGGGGTCGGCAAGACCGCGGCCGCGGTCAACCTGGCCTGGCTGTCGGCCCAGGATGGCTACCGCACGCTGTTGTGGGATCTCGACTCGCAGGCCGGCGCGACCTTCCTGCTGCGTGGCAAGTCGAAGGTGAAGGGTGGCAGTCGCCGCCTGTTGCAAGGCAAGAGCGACGCCCTGCGTGCGGTGCGGGCTACCCCGGACCGTGGCCTCGACCTGCTGCCGGCGGATACGACGTACGCCGGAACCGATGTCGATCTCGGCGCGATGAAGCGCAGCGAGCAGCGGATCGCGAGGGTGCTGAGCGGCTTCAAGGACGACTACGACGTCGTGATCCTCGACTGCCCGGCCGGGCTTTCCCTGCTCTCGACCAACGTGGTCAGTGCCGCGGACCTCGTGCTCGTGCCGATCGTGCCGTCGCCACTGTCACTGCGAACCCTCGACCACGTGGTCGATCTGGCCAACCAGACCAAGAGCCGGGCGGTCGTGCTGGCCTTCCTGTCGATGGTCGAACGCCGCCGGGCCTTGCACCGTGACGTCGTCGACCTGCTGCACGGGCGGTACGCCGACGTCGCGCGAGCGGTCGTGCCGAGCAGCGCGCTGATCGAACGGATGGGCCAGCGCCGGCGGCCGGTCGTGGCCACCTCGCCCGAGAGCGTGGCCGCCGCCGCGTATCGAGATCTCTGGGCCGAGGTCCGCACCCGCTTGGGAGTCAGCCGGGCAGGGGAGTCGCCGTCCGGCTAG
- a CDS encoding acyl-CoA dehydrogenase family protein: MAEFSLDLTEDQVTLRKWLHDFAAEVIRPAAHEWDEREETPWPVIKEAAKVGIYSLDFMAQQWFDDTGLGMVIASEELFWGDAGIGLSLMGTGLAAAAVSANGTPEQIGEFVAAMYGTAEEPKLGAFCSSEPDAGSDVGAMKTRAVYDQANDEWVLNGTKTWATNGGIADWHVVVASVDPTLGTRGQASFAVPPGTRGLSQGQKFKKHGIRASHTAEVVLDDVRLPGRYLLGGKERLDERLHRAREGASSGRSQPSMATFERTRPTVGAQAVGIARAAYEVALDYAKQREQFGRPIIENQGIAFKLADMKTRIDASRLLVWRAAWMARQGHEFAGAEGSQCKLFAGETAVWVTEQAIQILGGNGYTRDYPVERMHRDAKIYTIFEGTSEIQRLVIARAISGTHIR, from the coding sequence GTGGCCGAGTTCTCCCTCGACTTGACCGAGGACCAGGTCACGCTGCGCAAGTGGCTGCACGACTTTGCCGCAGAGGTGATCCGGCCGGCCGCCCACGAGTGGGACGAACGCGAAGAGACACCCTGGCCGGTGATCAAGGAGGCCGCGAAGGTCGGGATCTACTCCCTCGACTTCATGGCTCAGCAGTGGTTCGACGACACCGGCCTCGGCATGGTGATCGCTTCCGAGGAGCTGTTCTGGGGCGACGCCGGCATCGGGCTGTCGCTGATGGGCACCGGGCTGGCTGCCGCCGCGGTGAGCGCGAACGGCACACCGGAGCAGATCGGCGAGTTCGTCGCGGCGATGTACGGCACCGCCGAGGAGCCGAAGCTCGGCGCGTTCTGTTCTTCGGAACCGGATGCCGGCAGCGACGTCGGCGCGATGAAGACCCGCGCTGTCTACGACCAAGCCAACGACGAATGGGTGCTCAACGGCACCAAGACCTGGGCGACCAACGGCGGGATCGCGGACTGGCACGTCGTGGTCGCGAGCGTGGACCCGACGCTCGGCACCCGCGGGCAGGCGTCGTTCGCGGTGCCACCCGGCACCAGAGGGCTGAGCCAGGGCCAGAAGTTCAAGAAGCACGGCATCCGCGCGTCGCATACCGCCGAGGTCGTTCTTGACGACGTCCGGCTCCCCGGCAGGTACCTGCTCGGCGGCAAGGAGCGCCTCGACGAGCGACTGCACCGGGCCCGCGAAGGGGCGAGCAGCGGGCGGTCGCAACCCTCGATGGCGACCTTCGAGCGCACCCGGCCGACCGTCGGAGCACAGGCGGTGGGCATCGCCCGGGCGGCGTACGAGGTCGCGCTCGACTATGCGAAGCAGCGCGAGCAGTTCGGCCGACCGATCATCGAGAACCAGGGCATCGCCTTCAAGCTCGCCGACATGAAGACCCGGATCGACGCTTCACGGCTGCTGGTCTGGCGCGCGGCGTGGATGGCTCGGCAGGGGCACGAGTTCGCGGGCGCCGAGGGCTCGCAGTGCAAGCTGTTCGCCGGTGAGACCGCGGTCTGGGTGACCGAGCAGGCGATCCAGATCCTCGGCGGCAACGGCTACACCCGTGACTACCCGGTCGAGCGCATGCACCGAGACGCGAAGATCTACACGATCTTCGAGGGCACCAGCGAGATCCAGCGACTCGTGATCGCCCGCGCGATCAGCGGCACCCACATCCGCTGA
- a CDS encoding inorganic phosphate transporter, producing METVGLVVLIVVALGFDYTNGFHDAANAIATSVSTRALSPRAALTLAAIFNLLGSLVSTKVANTVGGIISAPATAEGLTVVFAAVVGATIWNLITWYFGLPSSSSHALIGGLCGAAIASSGHVKWNAVVQKVVIPMVLSPVVGFVLAFIVMLIVLWGLRGVKPREANVGFRIGQWGSSAAMAFGHGLQDAQKTMGVIALALVVTHHLSVFMVPIWVKVLCAMAISAGTASGGWRIMRTLGRRVYKLDNASAFVAQSVASAVLLTTAYVYAAPISTTHVITSSVMGAGATRRMSAVRWGVAGNILLAWVLTLPAAGLMAAGVFGLVHLVVR from the coding sequence TTGGAGACCGTCGGCCTGGTCGTGCTGATCGTCGTTGCCCTCGGCTTCGACTACACCAACGGTTTCCACGACGCGGCGAACGCGATTGCGACGTCGGTGTCGACCCGCGCGTTGAGCCCGCGCGCCGCTCTCACCCTTGCCGCGATCTTCAACCTGTTGGGGTCGCTCGTTTCGACCAAGGTGGCGAACACCGTCGGGGGCATCATCTCGGCACCGGCGACCGCAGAGGGCCTGACCGTCGTCTTCGCGGCAGTCGTTGGTGCGACCATCTGGAACCTGATCACGTGGTACTTCGGGCTGCCCTCGTCCTCGTCCCATGCCCTGATCGGCGGCCTGTGCGGGGCGGCAATCGCTTCGAGTGGCCATGTGAAGTGGAACGCGGTCGTACAGAAGGTCGTCATACCGATGGTGCTGTCGCCGGTCGTCGGCTTCGTGCTCGCGTTCATCGTGATGCTCATCGTGCTGTGGGGGTTGCGCGGGGTGAAGCCGCGCGAGGCCAACGTCGGCTTCCGGATCGGGCAATGGGGATCCTCAGCCGCGATGGCCTTCGGCCACGGGCTCCAGGACGCGCAGAAAACCATGGGGGTGATCGCCCTCGCGCTGGTCGTGACTCACCACCTGTCGGTGTTCATGGTTCCGATCTGGGTGAAAGTGCTGTGCGCGATGGCGATCAGCGCCGGTACGGCGTCGGGCGGCTGGCGGATCATGCGCACACTCGGCCGCCGCGTCTACAAGCTGGACAACGCCTCCGCCTTCGTTGCGCAGTCGGTGGCCTCGGCGGTCCTGCTCACAACCGCCTATGTGTACGCGGCTCCGATCTCCACCACGCACGTCATCACGTCGTCGGTGATGGGAGCCGGTGCCACCCGGAGGATGTCCGCGGTTCGATGGGGAGTGGCCGGGAACATCCTGCTGGCGTGGGTGCTCACCCTGCCGGCTGCGGGTCTGATGGCGGCCGGGGTCTTCGGCCTGGTCCATCTCGTGGTCAGGTGA